The Falsibacillus pallidus genome contains the following window.
ATACCAGCGTCATCAAGGTGAAAAAGATGCCGCCCTAAATACAAATGCCCGGTACTGGAAATGGGCAAAAACTCCGTCAATCCTTGTATAATTCCTAAAATAAACGACTGTAAGTTAGACATGATATTCACTCCTCAAAGGACAATCCTATAATAGAATCCTATTTTCATGTTTTAGAGTGAAGAACAAAAAAATAATGAAAAAAACAATCACATTGAATCTTTTAGAAAGCTGAATCGTATACAGTAGTAAAAGAAAATAGATTTTTGAGGACCTGTGAATTTCTCCTCGGAATCATGAACCTACCGACAAAGAAGGAGAATGTAAATGCCAACGAATGAAGAAAGATTATGGGCTGCTGGAATATATGTTCTAAGCTTTTTTACAACTTTTATCGGGCCGCTGGTGATCTGGCTGCTCAAGAAGAACGACTCGGATTTTGTAGATTATTACGGCCGGGAATATTTTAATTTTTTGATTTCATATGCCGTCTACACATTGATCAGCTCCATTTTGATTTTTGTCCTTGTAGGAGTT
Protein-coding sequences here:
- a CDS encoding DUF4870 domain-containing protein; the encoded protein is MPTNEERLWAAGIYVLSFFTTFIGPLVIWLLKKNDSDFVDYYGREYFNFLISYAVYTLISSILIFVLVGVLMLWVLGIMAFIFTIIAAIRAYEGKLYKIPLVFRIL